AATAACACTTATTCAGCAATGAAGCGGGCAATATTTTCGGAAAAACCTTTCCGGGCAGAAACATAAAAGCCGTCCAGAAATCAGTTTAATCTTTATGTTATATCGGGTTGTATTGGCAGGCTCCACGCTTCATCGCAAAAATCTCATTGAATCTTACGGCTGAGATTATGAGAAAAGCATTGAGAAATAGCCTCTGATGCGTTTGAGGGAGTTTTTCAGCACAACAGCGGCGGTTCTAAGGAAGCTTCCCGAGGCGATTGCAGCAGCGTGGTCTGCGATATCTCGGGCTGAGAGCATTTGCCCTTTGGATGGGCGTTTTTCGTAGCCGTGGGAATCGAAGAACTCGGTATCCACTCTCGCAGGGTATATGCTTGCAGTTTTTATCCCGTATTTTTTCGCCTCCCAATACAGCGACCACATAAAACCCGTAACTCCGTGCTTTGAGGCCCCGTATGCCGCAAATCCGGGAGCGGGTAAAAGCCCAATCATCGAGGATACAGTAATAATCTTTCCGTTTATGCTTCTCTGTTTCATTATTCTGAGCCCCTCCCGAGAGCAGAGAAACACGCCTGTAAGATTTACGGCCAGCGTTTTCTGCCAGTCTTCCAGCTTGATATCAGCTATGTCGGCCTTGAGCCCTCTTCCGGCATTGTTCACTAGAATATCCAGCGAGCCGAACCTCTGCACAGCCACATCAAAAAGAGCTCGAACATCGCTCTGATTTGTGATGTCTGCCTGCACAGACAGGCACTGGGCATTCGGCGGCATTTGGGCGGCAGTCTCGTCGAGTTTATCGGTGCGGCGGGCAGCTATCACTACCCTGCAGCCCTCTTCTGCGAGCTTAACAGCAATCTGCCTCCCGATTCCGCTGCTTGCACCTGTAACAACCGCAGTCTTACCCTTCAAGCAGTCCATATTCCTCCATCCATTCCACGATATCCTTAACGGTTGTTTCGAATTTGTATTCGGGTTTCCAGCCGAGCTTTTCTGCGGCTTTGCTGTTGTCGAAATAACGGAATTTGAAAGCAGAATGAATATTATCCGCTGTAACCGGCAGATTGCATGGGCAAAACTTCTCCAGCATAAGCGTTGTTAGATACATCAGGCCTTCGAATTTAGGGCTTATGGTTTTGGTTGGAGGAGGCGTTCTTAAGAATTTAGATATCGCCGTATTGATCTCCGGAAATGTGAGGTTATATCCGGATAGAATCAGATGCTTCTCCTGCGTCTGCGTTTTCACGGCTTCGGTTATACCCCTTGCAACATCCCGCACGTCAACCACATTCGTCCCGCCGGGCAGTGCAAATTTGAGCTTCTTCCGTGCAATCGCATTAACAAGCTTTACCGAGTTTAGTCTGTCGCCCGGGCCAAGCATAAGACCCGGGTAAATTATAGTATAATGCTTGCCTTTAAGGATCTTTGAAACCTTCTGATCTGCAAAGTGTTTGGAGAGGCTGTAGTGTTTATTGTGCCGGCTTGCCTCGCCCCAGTCGAACTGGAAATCCTCATCAACAGGTTTATTCCTGTCGTTGCCGTATCCAATCGCTGCCACAGAGCTGATTTGGATGTAATGAGAAACGCCGGCATCCCTTGCCAGCGAGGCAACGTTTTCAGTGCCTTTAGTGTTTATGTCGTAGAGCTGCTGCTTATCTTTGATTGAGAAAGAAACCTTACCCGCCAAATGAATAACAACATCCGCATCAGCAAAATCATTCTCGATCGAGCTTTTCCTGCAGATATCCCTGCCCGTTCTGAGCACTACTCTGTCAGATTTTGTGAGCTGGTCAACAAGCTCATCATCGCATCTTACATCGACGATCTTCAGTTTGGTTTCGGGCATCTGCTCCAGCAGTAAATCAACCAGATACCTGCCCAGAAAGCCGCAGCCGCCGGTGATTAAAATATTCTTCAATTTTGCATCCTGTGGTATGGAGTTAGCAAATCCGAAATACGTCTTA
This window of the Sedimentisphaera salicampi genome carries:
- a CDS encoding SDR family oxidoreductase, whose protein sequence is MDCLKGKTAVVTGASSGIGRQIAVKLAEEGCRVVIAARRTDKLDETAAQMPPNAQCLSVQADITNQSDVRALFDVAVQRFGSLDILVNNAGRGLKADIADIKLEDWQKTLAVNLTGVFLCSREGLRIMKQRSINGKIITVSSMIGLLPAPGFAAYGASKHGVTGFMWSLYWEAKKYGIKTASIYPARVDTEFFDSHGYEKRPSKGQMLSARDIADHAAAIASGSFLRTAAVVLKNSLKRIRGYFSMLFS
- a CDS encoding NAD-dependent epimerase/dehydratase family protein, with the translated sequence MKNILITGGCGFLGRYLVDLLLEQMPETKLKIVDVRCDDELVDQLTKSDRVVLRTGRDICRKSSIENDFADADVVIHLAGKVSFSIKDKQQLYDINTKGTENVASLARDAGVSHYIQISSVAAIGYGNDRNKPVDEDFQFDWGEASRHNKHYSLSKHFADQKVSKILKGKHYTIIYPGLMLGPGDRLNSVKLVNAIARKKLKFALPGGTNVVDVRDVARGITEAVKTQTQEKHLILSGYNLTFPEINTAISKFLRTPPPTKTISPKFEGLMYLTTLMLEKFCPCNLPVTADNIHSAFKFRYFDNSKAAEKLGWKPEYKFETTVKDIVEWMEEYGLLEG